Part of the Ziziphus jujuba cultivar Dongzao chromosome 8, ASM3175591v1 genome is shown below.
aTGTATAGTATTGTTATTGTCATcattatattaaaacaaaattatattatttggtaTTAATGTTTGTTTTACAAATTACAAGCACTTTGCATTTCTCTTACAACATTGTAAAGTGACTCTTTTGGAGAGGATATTGCTCATACAGAGTCAGACTCATCTGAATATGATACTGATGATGAATATGGCAATGAATttactgatgatgatgatgatgatgatgatctggAAATGTACCCTCCTTCACCTGTTCCAAATAGTGGAGGTAATTGCTACATAGAATATGCTTTTTGAATTTCACTATCATACAACATGAAGGTGCTTTTTGCATTCTATTACTCATATGATTATCAATGTATCTTGAATAACTTGATATATATCCTTGATATTGATGAGcatctaatttaaattttcatgttAAAAGATCTTCAAGTCCAATGTAGATAGGCACTGTGGCTGCAGTATATTGCTTGACTAGgctgtttgaatttcttttatttatttatttatttattttttagttgtaATTGAGGAGATAGTGGACGATGAGAAGCCTACAAATGTAAATGGTCAATTTAAACAgctaaagaagaaaaatcaacCCGGTAGCTTTGAGGACAACACAAACTCTCAACATCAAATTGTTGTTAGAGGCAATGCTAGTGTTCCTGTTTTGGAaagtgaagatgatgatggtTTTCGAATTTCTGTGGAACATAAAAGACAATCAAGTCTTCAGAAGCCTGAAGctgaagcagaagaagaagaaaataaaacagctgagaaaaccaagaaaaagaaGGCACCAAATGCTGATGCTACTACTAATTTAAAAAGGAAGTCTGATAGTATTGAACAAGATGATCACCCAGAAAGGTAGGTTCAATAATAACTGATATTTTTCTCCATTGCTTCTGCATTGCAACTTTTTGGTTATTTCTATTAGAACTTCTGTTATTTTGCTCAtgctttttaaacatttaatggAAGGTGACAAGCAACTTGTTAATTTTTCCACTTGCTAGGccaaagaaggaaaagaataagaagaagaagaaacagctTAAAGAACAGGCTGAAGAGGAAAATGCTGATAAAAAGTCTGATATTAAGACATGCAACGTGAAAGAAATTTCATCAAAGATTGATGAGCATGATCAAAAGCAATCTAATGATAAGTATGATCTgctgtctctgtgtgtgtgtgtgtgtataaataaTAGTTATAAGATAATATGGTATTCTTAGCAGATAATATTTTTTACTGAACGTGTCATTTCTCCCAGTACCAATGTGTGTTTTTTGGGCAACCATGAAATGATAATTTCTGCAACCTGTAAGATGTTTGTCTCAGTATGAATATGAATACTGATCCATTCTAATTAATAAGGGTTACTAAGTTCTGGGCTGGCTGTATAGAACGCACTTTTGCATTTAAAGCTATAggtttatattatttatcatgcaTTGAAACGGCAATGCATGTCTAATCTTGCCTGGCCTCTTTGTCTTTTCATTACTTTCAAATTCCTGTGTAATGGTGATGTCTTTATTTCTACCAGACATGGCAAGGAGTTTACATACCTTGTgaacttattttttctttgcattgttattattactcaTGTATGTGAGTGTGCTAGTTTGCTTTCTCAAGCATTCTGTTTTTTTGAGCAATTTTCTGTATACATGCACAGGAGCCTTGACATTGAAACGGAACCTGTTCCTGGTGTAAATCACTTagaggagaaaaagaagaagaaaaagaagaacaagaagaagaccCAGGAGAATGAAGTGGGAGCTGACAAGGATCAAACAGTTAAAGCTGGGGAAGATCAGAACAGATGTACTTCAGAGTTAGACCGGAACCAAACTGGATCCAAGTCATCTAAAGTCAGAACCTTTCCAAATGGATTAGTTATGGAGGAGTTAGCAATGGGCAAACCAGATGGCAAAAAAGCTACTTCAGGAAAGATGGTATGCTTGAATGGTTCATGTTTGTTAACTTCTTAATCAGTCAAGTTGCCCATCTAAGTGGATGCATTTAAATTAATGTCCTTGCAATATGAATGCAAAATAGGTATTATATTACTCTTCTATTTTCCATATTTAGGGTGTCTGCTCAAGTAAGATCACTTACGTAGTGGTAACCTCAGTTGACTAACCATGCaatagataatatataatagGTGTATTTTTCTATACTACATTTTAGTTGTTTAAAAGTAAGTATGAAGTGTTTGCAAATTGACATCACATGGAGTTGtcaatatatatgtttactttTGTTGTTCAGGCTGTTCGTCAAAGGGTTATGAGTTACTTTTAAGTATGAAGCTTCTAAATGCACTAAATCCTAATGATTAGATGTTACATTCTTGTGTCTAATCTAGCATCCATTTATTTGAGGGTTTCTTCTGTCATCAAAAGTAAATTCTTTTATTCAGGTCAGCGTCCGCTATACCGGCAAGCTGCAGAAGAATGGGAAAATATTTGACTCAAATGTGGGAAGGGCACCTTTTAAATTCCGCCTAGGTACAACTGTGGTCATATAGAACAGATCAGGTAAATCTCTTTATTGTTTATCTAATATTATTTCCTTTTGGACTTGCAGGTGTAGGACAAGTTATTGCAGGATGGGATGTTGGTGTCTGTGGTAATTACCAAATTTAAAACTCCATCcctattattgatttatttttcccatttttaaaAAAGCAGCTTCACATTTTTTGTGCATACAATTCCTTCCAGGCATGCGTGTGGGGGACAAAAGAAGACTTACTATTCCACCATCTATGGGGTATGCATGCATTTTTCGTTATTCTTTACCTAGTAAGTTCCTGTGTCGTTACTTTGTCAAGCTTATTTATTATGGAACTTTTTACGCAGTTATGGAGCTAAGGGTGCTGGTGGGACAATACCTCCAAATGCTTGGCTTTCATTTGATGTAGAGTTGGTTGATGTTCGTTGATTATCCTGGTTTTCGACAAGTTTTGGCCAGTGTGAGATGGATCTGCAAAAAAATTAGACCTTTTTGTTATATAGAAATGAAAGTTTGCTTTTCTGACTCAATGTCGAGACTAAGTACAGGTCCAGTCGATAACAAAATTTTGGGAAAATTGTGGAAATTagctttttcaatcaattaaatGAATTACAGAATTGTGGTTTAGTTAATCAATTCATTCACCTTGCATACAGAATCaacaataacaattatttatatCATGGTTATGAAGTTATGATGATCAATTGGGCAATTTTTTAAGTTATGAATTTATGATACATGCTAACCTTTCGACAATGACATCTAAATACCTTTATTCAGGTGCGAAATCATATATTTATTGCTCCTATATCAGTCTCAACTTTTTATTTGACCATCAAAACTTAAAATAGACGCCAAGGTTGTACCGACCACCCAGTAAAACGTGCCATTATCTAatgatggaaaataaataaatttacattttacATAAAGCCTAGCGAAAAGAAAACGTCACATTAATATTAAAAGCGTAAGGGGATGGAGTTGCAGGTGTCACTTTCTTGCCGTCGATAAAGAAAGCAGAATGAAACAGGCCCCAAAAtatacaatttgaataaatattattgaaataacgacctaattattttacttcaggTTTCACCCAAAGCCCAATTTTATGGAACATAATTTCTGTGTAACAAGAAAAATGCTCTAATATACCATGCGAAACTCATCAAGCTGACGCATAAGGCACTCTGAAATCGACATCtgaacattaataataataagactgAAGTCACTGAACCAACGTCATCTCCCAAAGGATAAAacagaacaaaacaaacaacCCTCATTGTTCGCCCATCACTAGTTTTTTACCCTCACTAAACATACATTAAAGATCTACTGGTAAAGTAAATTGACTGGTTTTGCCAAAATTATATAAGAGGCTTATTATAAACTGTTTCATCACTCCATTAACGACATCAGTAAGGTTCAACTGGTGCCCTGAATTTTGATCCAGCATAAATTGCCGCAGATCCCAGCTCTTCTTCTATCCTAAGAAGCTGCAAAAATGCAGGGAAAGGAAAAGAGCTTATATCAGACTTTGAAACAGAGAAAGAGACGGACATTATCAAAAGCAAACGGCAGCGAGGCACATGACTAAACAAGAGACTTGCCTGGTTATATTTAGCAAGGCGCTCAGATCTGCATGGAGCACCGGTCTTGATCTGGCCCTGTATTTTAAGTCGACAACGTATGGAAACTAAGTTCAAAGAAGCTCTTAAATACATTAAAAGAAATGCAcacaatttatcaataaatccTCAAAATGTACTCAGTTACTTGGAAAagtattatttcattttaataacCAAAAAGCCAATGCcctacaaaatattttaaaaacgtTTCAAATTCTCATTTCAGGAAAGACCACACAAGCCAATTTTGTGGTGAGATGGACCTTTAATGAATATCTTGCGTTCCAACAACAATTCCCAATGAAAAGACAAAAGAGTTGAAAAGTCCACAACGAGATAAACCATAAAAAGTAAAACACCCCAAACACATACCGTTGCCAACCCAACTGAAAGGTCTGCAATGAAAGTATCCTCAGTTTCACCACTacagttaaaataaaaacatatacatgTCAGCAAGCAATATATTGATAGGAGATTTAAGAAACATAACAACGAGGAATATGCCATACCTCCTGTGACTTGCCATGACACCCCAGCCAGCTCGTTTAGACATTTTAACAGCTTCAATACTTTCAGTTACAGAACCAATTTGATTAACCTGACCAATTATAAATTAAGGAAATAGTTAAGGAAATGAGTGATTTAGCTCTAATGAATATGCCAATGCTAAGTGGAGGCATCAAAAACTACCTTCAGCAGAAGGGCACTGCAGCTCTTCTCCTTGATTGCTTTCTCCACTCGCTGCAGAAGACAGTGAACAAAGCGATGTCAGAAAACTGCCCTTTCTAGTATTTCAACCAATCATATATAACCAATAATAGCAGCTTGCCTTTGGATTTGTGACAAGGAGGTCATCACCAACAATCTGCACTTGCTCACCGATTTCACCAGTCAACTTTGAATAGTGCTCCCAATCATCTTGATCAAATGGATCTTCAATAGACACGATAGGATAATCAGACACAAATGACTTGTAGACATTCTTCAAACTATCTCCTGATATCTTTTGAGATCCATCATTGTTCTGCAGCACATCGACTAATTTATTCAGCTATCTagctaaaacaaaataaagaattaaccATTCAATAAATGAATTATAACATATTTCAAACTGATGCACTCTTGTCTTGAGAGTGTACAAGATAAAATAGTACACACAAGAGCAACAATGACACTAACGTAAATGCCAATTGATTACCTCTTCCTTGAAGTTCAAGTCGTACGTCTTATCCTTGTTATCATAGAACTCCGAAGCAGCAACATCCATCCCAATTACAACCTGCCaagaaaaaattcttttaaataccAAGTAAGATAACTGCATTACAGacactatataaaaaaaaaatttaggtacTATGTTAGATTATAACCTTTCCAGTATATCCAGCTTTTGCTATAGCTGTTTTCAACAGTTCAAGGCCCTCCTTGTTTTCCTGTAACCAAACATAAGATTTATTCACATGCCATAACATCTGACATCAGATTGATCACTTGCAGCGTAACTGCTTAAAGTTTTGCTATTGCTTAATACAAAGTTTCACCTACTTGCCAAGTTAAATtattctccatttgaaataaaaagaCGTAGGTCAATCTTGCACCTTCATGGTGTACATAATAATATGCTTTCtaagctaaaaatatattaggaGCACTCATGGACCTGAATATTTGGAGCAAAGCCACCTTCATCACCAACATTTGTGGCATCTTGGCCATACTTCTTCTTAATTACAGCCTGGAAGAACAAACAAGTAGAAACATGATAAACCCTAACCATGTCATTTTACAATTAGAAAGCTGTTGAGGAAATATTAACATTAAAGCATGCCACAAGCTCACAAACATACCTTCAGGTGATGATATACTTCAACACCCATCTTCATAGCTTCTTTGAAAGAAGATGCCCCAACAGGGAGAATCATAAATTCCTATAAGAGGGAAACAAAATTAAGTTTCCAATGAACATGCAAAGACCACCTAGAATCAAGAATATTTAACACTAACATTACCTGCATGGCCAGCTTATTGCCAGCATGGGAACCTCCATTAATAACATTGAATGCAGGAACTGGAAGCACT
Proteins encoded:
- the LOC107414253 gene encoding peptidyl-prolyl cis-trans isomerase FKBP53 isoform X1, whose translation is MGFWGIEVKPGKPYPYHSDNVRGRLHITQATLGLGESKERSIVQCSLGHKNPIFLCSLLPNKNESCPLNLEFEDDDLVAFSVIGPRSVHLSGFFVADEGDVIRDDYESDSFGEDIAHTESDSSEYDTDDEYGNEFTDDDDDDDDLEMYPPSPVPNSGVVIEEIVDDEKPTNVNGQFKQLKKKNQPGSFEDNTNSQHQIVVRGNASVPVLESEDDDGFRISVEHKRQSSLQKPEAEAEEEENKTAEKTKKKKAPNADATTNLKRKSDSIEQDDHPERPKKEKNKKKKKQLKEQAEEENADKKSDIKTCNVKEISSKIDEHDQKQSNDKSLDIETEPVPGVNHLEEKKKKKKKNKKKTQENEVGADKDQTVKAGEDQNRCTSELDRNQTGSKSSKVRTFPNGLVMEELAMGKPDGKKATSGKMVSVRYTGKLQKNGKIFDSNVGRAPFKFRLGVGQVIAGWDVGVCGMRVGDKRRLTIPPSMGYGAKGAGGTIPPNAWLSFDVELVDVR
- the LOC107414253 gene encoding peptidyl-prolyl cis-trans isomerase FKBP53 isoform X2; the encoded protein is MGFWGIEVKPGKPYPYHSDNVRGRLHITQATLGLGESKERSIVQCSLGHKNPIFLCSLLPNKNESCPLNLEFEDDDLVAFSVIGPRSVHLSGFFVADEGDVIRDDYESYPLPNFKESDSSEYDTDDEYGNEFTDDDDDDDDLEMYPPSPVPNSGVVIEEIVDDEKPTNVNGQFKQLKKKNQPGSFEDNTNSQHQIVVRGNASVPVLESEDDDGFRISVEHKRQSSLQKPEAEAEEEENKTAEKTKKKKAPNADATTNLKRKSDSIEQDDHPERPKKEKNKKKKKQLKEQAEEENADKKSDIKTCNVKEISSKIDEHDQKQSNDKSLDIETEPVPGVNHLEEKKKKKKKNKKKTQENEVGADKDQTVKAGEDQNRCTSELDRNQTGSKSSKVRTFPNGLVMEELAMGKPDGKKATSGKMVSVRYTGKLQKNGKIFDSNVGRAPFKFRLGVGQVIAGWDVGVCGMRVGDKRRLTIPPSMGYGAKGAGGTIPPNAWLSFDVELVDVR
- the LOC107414254 gene encoding enolase, with product MASTIKVVKARQIFDSRGNPTVEVDVILTDGTLARAAVPSGASTGIYEALELRDGGSDYLGKGVLKAVENVNTIIAPALVGKDPTEQAKIDNYMVQQLDGTVNEWGWCKQKLGANAILAVSLAVCKAGAIVNKIPLYKHIAKLAGNKTLVLPVPAFNVINGGSHAGNKLAMQEFMILPVGASSFKEAMKMGVEVYHHLKAVIKKKYGQDATNVGDEGGFAPNIQENKEGLELLKTAIAKAGYTGKVVIGMDVAASEFYDNKDKTYDLNFKEENNDGSQKISGDSLKNVYKSFVSDYPIVSIEDPFDQDDWEHYSKLTGEIGEQVQIVGDDLLVTNPKRVEKAIKEKSCSALLLKVNQIGSVTESIEAVKMSKRAGWGVMASHRSGETEDTFIADLSVGLATGQIKTGAPCRSERLAKYNQLLRIEEELGSAAIYAGSKFRAPVEPY